CAGCCAGTGCGATGGATATCGGCAGAGCAACAACATTTGGGTCAACCCACTGAAGGAGAAACATAGTGCTACCCGGTGCTGCATCAGCAACAAGAGTTACCTTGCCAAAAAGAGTCTGGCAAAGCCCGATGGCAGCAGCTTCTTTTTTGTGGATAAACAGCATCCACAACATAGAGATAGTAAAACCACCGACGATGGACATTTTTGCACCTGTTTTTGTGATGCCTTTCCAGTAAAGACCAAGAACGTATGCTGGTAAAAATGTTGCGCCGCTTAATCCAAAGAAGAACGCGGTTGCGCGTGCAACAATGGAAGGAGGAAGCAGCCACGCCCACACAAGAGTAGCAATAATGGTAGCAACAATACCGAGCTGGTTGATGGATGGGACACTCAGTGTGTTTCTACTACGCATAATTGTTCGGGAGACATCATGCGCAAGAGAGGTTCCGCCAATGTGGAACTGGCTGGAAAGTGTGGACATGGCTGCGGCAAACATAGCAAGCAGAAACATGGCAGAGAACCATGGCGGCATAACTTTTTCGATAAAGACGGGAACAATTTTATCAAGGTTGCCGCCAGCCATCTGAATGCTTATTTTGCCAAACTGGTTAAAGAAAATTGCGTTTGAAAGTGCACCTACTACGTAGATGACCCCAATGGTCAGCAGGATAAAAACGGAACCGTAGAGCACAGCACGGTTTAATTCTTTGTCGCTGGAAACAGTCATAAAGCGTACAGCAAGCTGTGGCTGCGCAAGTACACCTATGCCAACACCGTAGACAATGGTTGTGTAGATAACGAGCCAGAGTGGTGAGCCTGTCTCAGTTCCTTGAGTCCAGCCGAGGATTCCGCCTTTTTGCAGTGAGTCGGGAACCAAGTGCGCCATGGAAGTAAGAGTTTCATGAGCGGGAATAACACCACCGAGCAGGTAGTAGGTGTAGCCAAGCAAAAAGACCATCATGCCGACCATGATTGTTCCTTGAAAAGCATCCGTGTACATAACAGCTTTCATGCCGCCGGTAATAACGTACAGGGATAAGATTGCAGTAATGCCGATAAGCATCCATTCGTATGGTAATCCGAGGGATACTTCTGTCATACGACAAATACCTGTCAGGACAGCTGCTGCGTAAACGGGAATAAAGAAAAAGATAATTCCGCCGGAAAATCCTTGGATAAATTTTGAATTGTAGCGTTTGCCAAGTAGTTCTGGGAAGGTATGACAGTTAAGCACCAATCCCATGCGACGGGTTCGTTTACCTAGAAAAACCATGGCGAGGAAAATGCCGACAAAAATATTTAAGAATGCCAACCAAAGGAGTGACATACCGAACATTGCAGCTACACCACCGAATCCGATGATAGCTGAAGTGGAAATAAAGGTAGCGCCATACGACATAGCCATAACAAATGGATTCA
The nucleotide sequence above comes from Halodesulfovibrio sp.. Encoded proteins:
- a CDS encoding sodium:solute symporter family protein; this encodes MVIKLITSLLYFGIVFYLGWKGWKETKNAGDYMLAGRSVNPFVMAMSYGATFISTSAIIGFGGVAAMFGMSLLWLAFLNIFVGIFLAMVFLGKRTRRMGLVLNCHTFPELLGKRYNSKFIQGFSGGIIFFFIPVYAAAVLTGICRMTEVSLGLPYEWMLIGITAILSLYVITGGMKAVMYTDAFQGTIMVGMMVFLLGYTYYLLGGVIPAHETLTSMAHLVPDSLQKGGILGWTQGTETGSPLWLVIYTTIVYGVGIGVLAQPQLAVRFMTVSSDKELNRAVLYGSVFILLTIGVIYVVGALSNAIFFNQFGKISIQMAGGNLDKIVPVFIEKVMPPWFSAMFLLAMFAAAMSTLSSQFHIGGTSLAHDVSRTIMRSRNTLSVPSINQLGIVATIIATLVWAWLLPPSIVARATAFFFGLSGATFLPAYVLGLYWKGITKTGAKMSIVGGFTISMLWMLFIHKKEAAAIGLCQTLFGKVTLVADAAPGSTMFLLQWVDPNVVALPISIALAVGVSLFSRSLAKDHIQLCWQNCS